One genomic segment of Microbacterium sp. ProA8 includes these proteins:
- a CDS encoding Gfo/Idh/MocA family oxidoreductase, protein MTDTTLAPASAEASARPQVREIGIIMNGVSGRMGYRQHLVRSILAIRDQGGIELPDGTKVTVKPLLVGRSEAKLADLAAKHGIEDYTTDLDAALADPRWEIYADFLVTKARASALRKAIAAGKTIYTEKPTAETVDEALELAKLAQEAGVKTGVVHDKLYLPGLQKLKRLIDSGFFGRILSVRGEFGYWVFEGDWQPAQRPSWNYRAEDGGGIIVDMFPHWNYVLENLFGEVKSVYAQAAVHIADRWDEKGEHYTATAEDAAYGIFELEGDIVAQINSSWTVRVNRDELVEFHVDGTHGSAVVGLFGAKIQHRNATPKPVWNPDLADDHDYDADWAEVPTNDVFQNGFRQQWEEFLVSYVEGTDYEFDLLSGARGVLLAEAGLQSSREGRKVELPTLSLD, encoded by the coding sequence ATGACCGACACGACACTCGCTCCGGCCTCGGCCGAGGCATCCGCTCGTCCGCAGGTGCGCGAGATCGGCATCATCATGAACGGCGTCTCGGGCCGCATGGGCTACCGCCAGCACCTGGTGCGCTCGATCCTCGCGATCCGCGACCAGGGCGGGATCGAGCTGCCCGACGGCACCAAGGTGACCGTCAAGCCGCTGCTCGTCGGCCGCAGCGAGGCCAAGCTCGCCGACCTCGCCGCCAAGCACGGCATCGAGGACTACACGACCGACCTCGACGCCGCCCTCGCCGACCCGCGCTGGGAGATCTACGCCGACTTCCTCGTCACGAAGGCGCGTGCGTCTGCGCTGCGCAAGGCGATCGCCGCCGGCAAGACCATCTACACCGAGAAGCCCACGGCCGAGACCGTCGACGAGGCGCTCGAGCTCGCGAAGCTCGCGCAGGAGGCGGGCGTCAAGACCGGCGTCGTGCACGACAAGCTCTACCTGCCGGGCCTGCAGAAGCTCAAGCGCCTCATCGACTCCGGCTTCTTCGGCCGCATCCTCTCGGTGCGCGGCGAGTTCGGCTACTGGGTGTTCGAGGGCGACTGGCAGCCCGCGCAGCGCCCCAGCTGGAACTACCGGGCCGAGGACGGCGGCGGCATCATCGTGGACATGTTCCCGCACTGGAACTACGTGCTCGAGAACCTGTTCGGCGAGGTCAAGTCCGTCTACGCCCAGGCCGCCGTGCACATCGCCGACCGCTGGGACGAGAAGGGCGAGCACTACACCGCCACCGCCGAGGACGCCGCCTATGGCATCTTCGAGCTCGAGGGCGACATCGTGGCGCAGATCAACTCGTCGTGGACCGTGCGCGTGAACCGCGACGAGCTCGTCGAGTTCCACGTCGACGGCACGCACGGCTCGGCCGTGGTGGGCCTGTTCGGTGCGAAGATCCAGCACCGCAACGCCACCCCGAAGCCGGTGTGGAATCCCGACCTCGCCGACGACCACGACTACGACGCCGACTGGGCCGAGGTTCCGACGAACGACGTGTTCCAGAACGGCTTCCGCCAGCAGTGGGAGGAGTTCCTCGTCTCGTACGTCGAGGGCACCGACTACGAGTTCGACCTCCTCTCGGGCGCGCGCGGCGTGCTGCTCGCCGAGGCCGGCCTGCAGTCGAGCCGCGAGGGCCGCAAGGTCGAGCTGCCGACCCTGTCGCTCGACTGA
- a CDS encoding dihydrodipicolinate synthase family protein, with translation MPKLTLLSDAGALSAVELNESPGYTKPTSPLRSRVAYAAAHVVPQTWADNTPGRPAEVDWDATLDFRRAVYSWGLGVADAMDTAQRNMGLDAAATRELIARSAQVAREEGGSVVVGVNTDHVDAERISVDEVIDAYKQQLHFTEEQGAGPVLMASRHLARAAESADDYRRVYREVLGSATTPVVLHWLGTAFDPVLEGYFGSPDWREASAVLLEVIQENVDKVAGVKMSLLDAASEVSVRERLPEGVRMFTGDDFNYVGLIGGADVPDARQPERDADSTRQHSDALLGAFAAITPVASAAIQALDAGDPARYLEILEPTEELSRQVFAAPTFYYKTGVAFLSWLNGHQPAFQMVGGLHSARSLPHLSRIVELANSSLALERPELAMIRWHGMLRHNGIDVPGVIA, from the coding sequence ATGCCGAAACTCACCCTGCTCTCCGACGCCGGGGCGCTCTCCGCGGTCGAGCTGAACGAGTCGCCGGGCTACACCAAGCCCACCAGCCCTCTGCGCAGCCGGGTCGCCTACGCCGCCGCACACGTCGTGCCGCAGACCTGGGCCGACAACACCCCCGGCCGGCCCGCCGAGGTCGATTGGGATGCCACGCTCGACTTCCGTCGCGCGGTGTACTCCTGGGGTCTCGGCGTCGCCGACGCCATGGACACGGCGCAGCGCAACATGGGCCTGGATGCGGCCGCGACGCGCGAGCTCATCGCCCGATCGGCGCAGGTCGCCCGCGAGGAGGGCGGCTCGGTCGTCGTCGGCGTCAACACCGACCACGTCGACGCCGAGCGCATCTCGGTCGACGAGGTCATCGACGCCTACAAGCAGCAGCTCCACTTCACCGAGGAGCAGGGCGCAGGCCCCGTGCTGATGGCCTCGCGTCACCTCGCCCGGGCCGCCGAGTCCGCCGACGACTACCGCCGGGTGTACCGCGAGGTGCTCGGCTCGGCGACGACCCCCGTCGTGCTGCACTGGCTCGGCACCGCGTTCGACCCGGTGCTCGAGGGGTACTTCGGCTCGCCCGACTGGCGCGAGGCCTCGGCGGTGCTGCTCGAGGTCATCCAGGAGAACGTCGACAAGGTCGCGGGCGTCAAGATGAGCCTGCTGGATGCCGCATCCGAGGTGTCGGTGCGCGAGCGCCTTCCCGAGGGCGTGCGCATGTTCACCGGCGACGACTTCAACTACGTCGGACTGATCGGCGGGGCCGACGTCCCCGATGCCCGGCAGCCGGAGCGCGACGCGGACAGCACCCGCCAGCACTCCGACGCGCTGCTCGGCGCGTTCGCCGCGATCACGCCGGTCGCCTCGGCGGCCATCCAGGCGCTCGACGCCGGCGACCCGGCACGGTACCTCGAGATCCTCGAGCCGACCGAGGAGCTGAGCCGCCAGGTCTTCGCCGCGCCGACGTTCTACTACAAGACCGGTGTCGCGTTCCTCTCCTGGCTCAACGGCCACCAGCCGGCGTTCCAGATGGTGGGCGGGCTGCACTCGGCACGGAGTCTCCCCCACCTGTCGCGCATCGTCGAGCTGGCGAACTCCTCGCTCGCGCTCGAGCGGCCGGAGCTCGCGATGATCCGCTGGCACGGCATGCTGCGCCACAACGGCATCGACGTCCCCGGAGTGATCGCATGA
- a CDS encoding sugar phosphate isomerase/epimerase family protein, with amino-acid sequence MTAVDPRLSINQATIKHADLATALRVTAEAGVEAIGLWREPVQEVGLATAAKMLADSGLRFTTHCRSGFFTMPEGPARRASIDDNRVAIEEAATLAAAGAEGSTAILVLVAGGLPEGSRDLVGARERVRDAIGELAPDAAAAGVTLAIEPLHPMYASDRCVVSTLGQALDIAADFDPAVVGATVDTFHIWWDPDVLASIERAGREGRIATYQVCDWKTPLAADVLLSRHYPGDGVIDFGSLTAAVEATGYDRDIEVEIFNEEIWATAPLVAVQRAAAGFAASVSPHLRTRVAS; translated from the coding sequence ATGACTGCTGTCGACCCGCGCCTGTCGATCAACCAGGCCACGATCAAACACGCCGATCTCGCCACCGCACTGCGCGTGACGGCCGAGGCGGGCGTCGAGGCGATCGGCCTCTGGCGCGAGCCCGTGCAGGAGGTCGGCCTCGCGACCGCCGCGAAGATGCTCGCCGACTCGGGCCTGCGCTTCACGACGCACTGCCGATCCGGCTTCTTCACGATGCCCGAGGGCCCGGCGCGCCGCGCGTCGATCGACGACAACCGCGTCGCGATCGAAGAGGCGGCGACCCTCGCCGCTGCGGGCGCCGAGGGGTCGACCGCGATCCTCGTGCTCGTCGCGGGCGGCCTCCCCGAGGGGTCTCGCGACCTGGTCGGCGCCCGTGAGCGGGTGCGCGACGCGATCGGCGAGCTGGCTCCGGATGCCGCGGCCGCCGGTGTGACGCTCGCCATCGAGCCGCTGCATCCGATGTACGCCTCCGACCGCTGCGTCGTCTCCACCCTCGGGCAGGCGCTCGACATCGCCGCAGACTTCGACCCGGCCGTCGTCGGGGCCACCGTCGACACCTTCCACATCTGGTGGGACCCCGACGTCCTCGCCTCGATCGAGCGCGCGGGCCGCGAGGGCCGCATCGCGACGTACCAGGTGTGCGACTGGAAGACCCCGCTCGCCGCGGACGTGCTGCTCAGCCGGCACTACCCGGGCGACGGCGTCATCGACTTCGGCTCGCTGACCGCCGCCGTCGAGGCGACGGGCTACGACCGCGACATCGAGGTCGAGATCTTCAACGAGGAGATCTGGGCCACCGCCCCGCTCGTCGCGGTGCAGCGCGCGGCCGCCGGGTTCGCGGCATCCGTCTCGCCCCACCTCCGCACCCGCGTCGCGAGCTGA
- a CDS encoding dienelactone hydrolase family protein: MSTGALAGYADWPAYLAGASAFVPVGLDGCRNAGGEGGTAPPGLDASPGNGVATGAHARRALGEVLGVRAASAADLKVDREWVADGVRGRELSWWLGFGPRTRAYLLEPAEHDGDLPGVLALHAHGGVRSTGAEQLVDTGRAPSPSAARLRARCYAGRTPANDLARDGFAVLVPDAFSWASRAFDLSSPPEVLARLGAALDALHRERRETLSADERFDELSSLHEYGIAKAAGALGTTFAGAVATDDLAALDVLAGWPGVDAGRLGAMGFSGGGGRALFAGALDGRVAASVVAGMMATSASLIPDYLDTHSWLLHSPGLAARFDLPDIAALGRRVLVQYGERDELFPRQGMTDADTRLRTLLGARYTGALHDAGHEFTAAMQDEARAFLAQALLPPARGDTAA, encoded by the coding sequence ATGAGCACGGGAGCGCTCGCGGGATACGCCGACTGGCCGGCGTACCTCGCGGGCGCTTCGGCGTTCGTGCCGGTCGGTCTCGACGGATGCCGCAACGCCGGCGGCGAGGGCGGCACAGCTCCGCCAGGGCTCGACGCCTCACCAGGGAACGGCGTCGCGACCGGAGCCCACGCCCGCCGCGCCCTGGGCGAGGTGCTGGGCGTGCGCGCGGCGAGCGCCGCCGACCTGAAGGTCGACCGCGAGTGGGTCGCCGACGGCGTGCGCGGCCGTGAGCTGAGCTGGTGGCTCGGCTTCGGCCCACGGACGCGCGCCTACCTGCTCGAACCCGCCGAGCACGACGGCGATCTCCCCGGCGTGCTCGCGCTCCACGCGCACGGCGGCGTGCGGTCCACCGGAGCCGAGCAGCTCGTCGACACGGGGCGGGCACCCAGCCCCTCCGCGGCCCGCCTGCGCGCCCGCTGCTACGCGGGACGCACTCCCGCCAACGACCTCGCCCGGGACGGCTTCGCGGTGCTGGTGCCCGATGCGTTCTCGTGGGCCAGTCGTGCGTTCGACCTGTCGTCGCCGCCGGAGGTGCTCGCGCGCCTGGGTGCGGCACTCGACGCCCTGCACCGCGAACGCCGCGAGACGCTGTCGGCCGACGAGCGCTTCGACGAGCTCTCGTCGCTGCACGAGTACGGCATCGCGAAGGCCGCGGGTGCACTCGGCACGACCTTCGCCGGCGCCGTCGCCACCGACGATCTGGCGGCACTGGACGTGCTGGCGGGCTGGCCTGGCGTCGATGCCGGACGCCTCGGCGCGATGGGCTTCTCGGGCGGCGGCGGCCGGGCGCTGTTCGCAGGGGCGCTCGACGGCCGGGTCGCGGCATCCGTCGTCGCGGGCATGATGGCGACCTCTGCCTCGCTCATCCCGGACTACCTCGACACCCACTCGTGGCTGCTGCACAGCCCGGGTCTCGCGGCGCGCTTCGACCTGCCCGACATCGCGGCCCTCGGCCGCCGGGTGCTCGTGCAGTACGGCGAGCGCGACGAGCTCTTCCCCCGGCAGGGGATGACGGATGCCGACACCCGGCTCCGCACCCTGCTCGGTGCCCGCTACACCGGCGCGTTGCACGACGCCGGGCACGAGTTCACCGCCGCGATGCAGGACGAGGCGCGGGCGTTCCTGGCGCAGGCGCTCCTCCCACCCGCGCGCGGCGATACCGCAGCGTGA